From the Hordeum vulgare subsp. vulgare chromosome 1H, MorexV3_pseudomolecules_assembly, whole genome shotgun sequence genome, the window ACAGAAGCAACAGGAGGATTCGGCATTTGGTATGTGGCAGGCTGAAAGGGATTTACAGAGTTCGCACTTGTAGGCATGGCCCACGGTGGTGCCGGGTAGCTTGATGTGTATTGTGGAGGCCTCGCTGGATATGCTCCAGTCTGTGCACTCTGTTCACTTTGGGCCCAGGGTGCAACATAATTGTTGTATGGAGTGTACCCCTGATTTATCGGATATGCCTGGTGGTTCGAAGGGTAATGTTGTCCATTCGATGCCACAGGCTGATAGTTTGGCGGTAATTGTGACCCGTTCGACACAGCGGTCTGCTGACTGTCATTTTGGCTCTgagttgaagaatctgtagatGCTTCAGGAGGACTGTACAAGGTGAGGCTTAGAAGGTCGATCATATCCTGCTCTTTTGTCCGAGTACCACTGACAGGAGCTGAAACAGGGACCAGTGCATTGCTCCCAACAGAAGATGAGGCTTCAGAAGTTGCATCATCAACAGGTATAAGGGCATGATCACCAACACTTGATGATGCCTCGTCGCTACTTATCACAGATTTGTTCTTTCTACAGATACAAAACATATCATAAATAATAAGTTGTGGTTCAGGAATAAGCAGGCTGTGCATCAAAAGCTATTTTTAGTTACCTTCTTGCTAGCTGAGCAAACTCATCCTCTTCATCCTCTTCAACGGGCGTCTCATTTTCTGCAACAACTGGAGGTGCAGATGGCTGTGGTGGTGGATCCTCTCTGGGTATTTCATCTCTTCTTGGGGTTTCAACTGGCAAAGGAGAACCAGAAGCGATGGCATCGTGTTTTGCAAGTACACTTTGTAAACGGTCATTTATTTCTAGACCTTGTTTCAGTAGTTCCTCATTCCTAAACAATAGGAAGCATAAAAAGTCATTCGATGGCATGTGACCTGAACTGCACTGTCACTTAGACGGCACAAAACTGAAAACAAAATGTGCGCCATGTTTATGCATGTGCATGCTGgtgcttatactccctccgttcctaaatataagtctttttagagatttcaataggggactacatacggagcaagatGAGTGAATgtgtactctaaagtatgtctatatacatccgtatgtagtcttttagtggaacctctaaaaagacttatatttaggaacggagggagtactacttatAGTTCATTTGAGGCAAACACCACGGCACACTAAGATAGGGGAAATATTCTTTGTGCCGTCTGTGGGAGAAATGAGTTTACCCTGTTGAACTGACAAATCCCATGAGCTTTTGTTGATTTGAACGACTTTGGCTGACAAGCTCAGTAACAATTTCATCTTTAACAGCCTGGAATCACCAATAATTGAATAGGTTATTTCATGAACTTCACTAAAACTAGCCATGCAATTTTCTTTTGAATATTTGGCTTACCATGCGATCAGCAGGATTCAAAGCATTCACCATATCACTCAGTAATTCTGTTGCATCTCTAATATTATCCAGATCCCCTGAACTGGAGGGAAAAAAGTTAACAAGTTATAACCATTAAATAGAGTGATAGAACAGATAGCTTGGACAAGAAAAGCTGAAGGAGTTGAACACGGAGTTACTAGAGAAGAAATGCAACCTCAGTGTTTCAACATCAGATGCCATTCTATCATTTAGACTTCCAGTGGGATATGCAGGTGAACCATACGGCTGAGATTGATGCGTCACAGGAGGAGTAAATATTGGAGGGGCATCCATAGGACGACGTGGGAACATTACTCCTGACCTCTGTAAAAGATGGTGCGTTACTGATATGATTAAAGTGCAGTAGCTTGTCCCCAAAACTGGTAAGATTTGAGCAATTATATGAGGCCGAACTACTTATACTTTAAACTTTTCTTTCAGGGCATGTTCTTGGATCCACGTAAATGTATAGTGGACTGGTTCTGTTGAAAAGTGTGAGGTTTCACACTGTGGGGGGGATTGCAGCCATACCTTTAGTTCAATGTATGACCAGTAATACTGTGGATATTTGCCCCCGGGTCCACCAAATGCTTCTTGCCATGAGTCCAGAAGTATCAATatcttatccttcacttgcatatcGTGCTGGATATTCAGAAAATAAACATTCCAAAAAAATTTAGCATTGTGTTTGATTGTTTTCCATTTAGTAAAAAGAAACAGAAGATATCAAGTGAGACAGAAAACACAATAAGAAATATAACCACAAAAATGCCAATGCCAATGGATGAATTGCAGATATGACTGTTACCATGTTACCCAATAACAGTTAGCAAGTTCACCTGAAGAAGAGGTGATGGTTCAGCTCAAACACCGAGTTTGAGTCACAAAACAACAGGGATTGGCCAAAAGGATTCTTATCTAGTATAAAGAGAATATAAAGGAGAGACTTAGAAGAACAAAGGATAGTATACCTTCTTCTGAACAATTTTAACCATTTCTTGTAAAATATGCAGCTCAGCAACTTCAGAATGAACATATTCACCACAGTTCTTCATCATTGTCTCCAAGAGCTGCAAAGGTTTTTATGACCAGTGTCAACAATAAAAATAGCCCCATGAAGTTGTCT encodes:
- the LOC123444789 gene encoding TOM1-like protein 6, with translation MYPAAGTGPRQAGRLPAASRVDKATSHLLQGPDWAVNLEICDTLNADRWQTKDVVKAVKKRLQNKDPKVQFFTLTLLETMMKNCGEYVHSEVAELHILQEMVKIVQKKHDMQVKDKILILLDSWQEAFGGPGGKYPQYYWSYIELKRSGVMFPRRPMDAPPIFTPPVTHQSQPYGSPAYPTGSLNDRMASDVETLSSGDLDNIRDATELLSDMVNALNPADRMAVKDEIVTELVSQSRSNQQKLMGFVSSTGNEELLKQGLEINDRLQSVLAKHDAIASGSPLPVETPRRDEIPREDPPPQPSAPPVVAENETPVEEDEEDEFAQLARRKNKSVISSDEASSSVGDHALIPVDDATSEASSSVGSNALVPVSAPVSGTRTKEQDMIDLLSLTLYSPPEASTDSSTQSQNDSQQTAVSNGSQLPPNYQPVASNGQHYPSNHQAYPINQGYTPYNNYVAPWAQSEQSAQTGAYPARPPQYTSSYPAPPWAMPTSANSVNPFQPATYQMPNPPVASVASTVAYPAPATPYASPLMQHVPSPTPNPSPVQQHSSFVSHANNALAIVPDARMNGNQRPKEAPAATAKPYYMPDNLFGDLIDVKSFGAGGKTSRSTNVPSPKGGGQPMIGGRK